From a region of the Haematobia irritans isolate KBUSLIRL chromosome 4, ASM5000362v1, whole genome shotgun sequence genome:
- the LOC142235729 gene encoding uncharacterized protein LOC142235729, which produces MNSSIIDDDVNKVLTAKRVPKVQSVVYDCVHNNIVNFQDKLFTYRPKNPIWLLPDKCTELSMSKLTKTNTPNDIYKQQHLSFLSQHNDWLLLYTDASKNNWTTAYAVVDNYKNILCLKYLRCASSIFTAEAAGILFAVEYAISIKRKTVIFSDSLSAIKSINNLSNTSWTSISKIRDLLITNKNKIKLCWIPGHVGISGNEHADKAAKFACTAPIIADSLIEKNDLKNHIIIELNEIKLRNQHNFHHRHYSATNPEYIIPCYPTNIDKKKIRIFSRLRMGHCITTHQHLINKDKDNNCPNCGDTASIEHILESCRKLVNLQMNTLNNAGMSLLKTTNEENINKIFNFISQSKVII; this is translated from the coding sequence atgaaTTCTTCAATCATTGACGACGATGTTAACAAAGTTCTAACCGCCAAACGGGTACCAAAGGTACAATCAGTTGTTTACGATTGTGTTCACAACAATATTGTTAATTTTCAAGACAAACTATTTACATATAGACCAAAAAATCCTATTTGGCTACTACCAGATAAATGCACAGAGCTGTCTATGAGCAAACTCACAAAAACCAACACACCAAATGATATCTACAAGCAGCAGCACCTTTCTTTTTTATCTCAACATAATGATTGGCTTTTGTTATACACAGATGCATCAAAAAATAACTGGACTACAGCATACGCAGTAGTtgataattacaaaaatattctgtGCCTAAAATACTTAAGATGTGCCTCATCAATATTCACAGCGGAAGCCGCCGGCATACTATTCGCCGTAGAATACGCAATCTCTATTAAACGGAAAACTGTAATTTTTTCAGACAGTCTCTCTGCAATAAAATCCATAAACAATCTATCGAATACCAGCTGGACTTCAATAAGTAAAATAAGAGATCTgctaataacaaacaaaaacaaaataaaactttgctggATACCGGGCCATGTTGGCATTTCTGGCAATGAACATGCTGATAAAGCTGCAAAATTTGCTTGTACAGCCCCAATAATAGCAGACTCGTTAATAGAAAAAAACGATCTAAAAAATCACATTATTATAGAGCTGAATGAAATTAAACTGAGGAACCAACATAATTTCCATCATAGACATTACAGCGCCACTAATCCAGAGTACATCATACCATGCTACCCCACTAACATAGACAAGAAAAAAATCCGTATTTTTTCCAGACTTCGTATGGGGCACTGTATTACTACGCATCAACACCTAATTAATAAAGATAAAGACAATAACTGCCCTAACTGCGGAGATACAGCGAGTATTGAACATATATTAGAATCCTGTCGGAAACTAGTAAACTTACAAATGAATACACTAAATAATGCAGGCATGTCATTGCTAAAAACTACTAATGAggaaaacattaacaaaatattcaatttcatttcGCAATCCAAAGTGATcatataa